A stretch of Oncorhynchus mykiss isolate Arlee chromosome 12, USDA_OmykA_1.1, whole genome shotgun sequence DNA encodes these proteins:
- the LOC110538309 gene encoding zinc finger protein 653 isoform X1 — protein sequence MADGYGGEEGPLDAEEPGDQIKSISRRCRGRPRLTDSDRAQRRLESRKKYDVRRVYLGESHKVWSELRRRTSLSDAGLAEYLILLNSTYGEIYRQKYGGKTTPEVCTKLKIGKNERVSSLCSIVTWYQDHSQTCPHEPQLRALEPQPGFSTSAIWQCDADHSFVQHLSSPPRGASELEMETEMEEEVDRDTRTEETGGIMTRWRRRETDAHRQLTDAGGDLEVAGAPVTMDQVEEATALSQLPGMEAPSRDTPLMEHLSENQSVWEMEVVMEAGRQQAQESDEEETGYNAVGEDINPEEEAEDLRRDRGDEGVGTSQDGYECVVVTASLTDRLDKADEEDTTQTLGDTVGVDTQTNLHPVPASMQVPGQGELFDSQTLQTVGTTCEIPDQRGTLDGSQLIIITGPSYEALASEGIQLNMGGGDVEEVTCTVIEGVAYNQMCQSVADFKTTEEDSITDIFLSGLSDKELLQPSVESHDLEPTCERELQRGLSRCRRSRRGPVIEADGMLKMFHCPYEGCSQVYVAISSFQNHVNLVHRKGRTKVCPHPGCGKKFYLSNHLHRHMIIHSGVRDFICETCGKSFKRKNHLEVHRRTHTGETPLQCEICGYQCRQRASLNWHMKKHTPEAHYNFTCEHCGKRFEKLDSVKFHKLKSHPDKQAT from the exons ATGGCGGATGgctatggaggagaggagggtccgCTGGACGCTGAAGAACCCGGGgatcaaataaaatcaatttcGAGGCGTTGTAGAGGCCGTCCCAGGCTCACGGATTCTGACCGAGCACAAAGACGCCTCGAGTCCCGCAAGAAGTATGATGTTAGGCGAGTTTATCTTGGAGAATCTCACAAGGTTTGGAGTGAGCTTCGCCGGCGAACGAGTTTGAGTGACGCTGGACTTGCCGAGTACCTAATCCTGCTCAACTCCACGTACGGGGAGATATACCGGCAAAAATACGGAGG GAAGACAACCCCAGAAGTATGTACAAAACTGAAAATAG GGAAAAATGAGAGAGTGTCTAGCCTTTGTAGCATAGTGACCTGGTACCAGGATCACTCCCAGACCTGTCCACATGAACCGCAGCTCAGAGCTCTGGAACCACAACCTGGATTCTCCACCTCTGCTATCTGGCAGTGTGATGCTGACCATTCATTTGTGCAGCACCTCTCCTCGCCACCAAGAGGGGCCAGTGAGcttgagatggagacagagatggaggaggaagttGACAGGGACACAAGGACAGAGGAAACTGGAGGAATCATgaccaggtggaggaggagagagacagatgcccACAGACAGCTCACTG ATGCAGGAGGGGATTTGGAAGTGGCCGGAGCCCCGGTGACTATGGATCAGGTGGAGGAGGCCACGGCTCTCAGCCAGCTCCCAGGGATGGAGGCCCCATCCAGGGACACTCCACTGATGGAGCATCTCTCTGAGAATCAGTCTGTCTGGGAGAtggaggtggtgatggaggcaggcAGACAGCAAGCCCAGGAGTCTGacgaggaggagacaggttacaaTGCTGTAGGGGAGGACATCAACCcagaggaggaggcggaggacctgagaagagacaggggagatgaaGGAGTGGGTACATCACAAGATGGCTACGAGtgtgttgtagtgactgcatCCTTAACTGACAGACTGGACAAAGCCGATGAGGAGGACACCACACAGACATTGGGTGACACAGTTGGTGTAGACACTCAGACCAACctccatccagtcccagcctctATGCAGGTGCCTGGGCAAGGGGAACTATTTGATTCTCAGACACTACAGACTGTGGGGACCACCTGTGAGATACCAGACCAGCGAGGAACTCTGGACGGTTCtcag CTGATCATCATCACTGGCCCCAGCTATGAGGCTTTGGCATCCGAGGGCATCCAGCTCAACATGGGGGGCGGAGATGTGGAGGAGGTCACCTGCACTGTCATAGAGGGCGTGGCTTACAACCAAATGTGCCAGTCAGTGGCAGACTTTAAGACAACAGAGGAAGACTCCATCACAG ATATTTTTCTCTCAGGCCTCAGTGACAAGGAGCTGCTCCAGCCCAGTGTTGAGTCTCATGACTTGGAGCCCACCTGTGAAAGGGAGCTACAGAGGGGCCTAAGCAG ATGTAGAAGGAGCAGACGAGGTCCTGTCATCGAGGCAGACGGAATGCTCAAGATGTTCCACTGTCCGTATGAAGGCTGTAGTCAAGTCTATGTAGCCATCAGCAGCTTTCAG AACCATGTGAATCTGGTTcacaggaaggggaggaccaaggTGTGTCCCCACCCCGGCTGTGGCAAGAAGTTCTATCTGTCAAACCACCTGCATCGCCACATGATCATCCACTCAG GAGTCCGAGACTTCATCTGTGAAACGTGTGGGAAATCGTTCAAAAGGAAGAATCACTTGGAGGTTCACCGGCGCACGCACACAGGAGAGACGCCCCTTCA GTGTGAGATCTGTGGGTACCAGTGTCGCCAGCGAGCATCTCTCAATTGGCACATGAAGAAACACACCCCCGAGGCCCACTACAACTTCACCTGCGAACACTGTGGCAAGAGGTTTGAAAAGCTTGACAGTGTTAAGTTCCACAAGTTAAAAAGCCACCCAGACAAACAGGCAACATAA
- the LOC110538308 gene encoding erythropoietin receptor: protein MTNDNLNKLLVFCVLFCAQKTSIVHGAQALETKVALLLHAEPENPKCFAEGMSDLTCFWEEDEERAGSADQYSFIYTYQNENSSECSITALPAAGGKRLYFCRLSQTQLFVPLDIRVFRDDLLIHNRSLFIEAVFLLDPPANLTLTSTGMQGQLKASWLPPSLKYMGDSMMYEVSYAMAGSHIGKVEEVQASSELILRGLQSGTKYKVRIRVKLDGISYSGYWSAWTDPVLMETMPGDLDPLIVSLSLIISLVLTLLSLLVLMSHRRFLLKKIWPIIPTPESKFQGLFKVYGGDFQEWLGHSTGGLWLRPTYFYSEEFPVPLEVLSEVSLGPALPSSALPPKASEALGEEEDEDKKLKRVDPALMEGWRKTPQEHWTMDQLRAIHQHPAPWTQSSLLESHDAYVTLNAQNHSVEEPLDDILEETLPLQVLFASGRTSSESRSDLGSVQQSSGSGRLSSQSSFEYPNHTWPSKGPGYTYMAVADSGVSMDYSPMSSNKIDDIGKGVIYTNEYKNEIPAHRRPIGTPIHFAF from the exons ATGACAAATGATAACCTGAATAAGCTGTTGGTATTTTGTGTATTATTTTGCGCTCAGAAAACATCCATCGTGCATGGTGCACAAGCTTTGGAAACTAAAG TGGCTCTGCTGCTCCACGCTGAGCCAGAGAATCCAAAGTGCTTTGCTGAAGGGATGTCAGACCTCACCTGCTTctgggaggaggatgaggaaaggGCTGGCTCTGCTGACCAATACTCATTCATATACACATACCA GAATGAGAACAGCAGTGAGTGTTCCATAACTGCCCTACCAGCAGCAGGTGGCAAGAGGCTGTATTTTTGCAGGTTGTCCCAGACTCAATTATTTGTGCCCCTTGACATCCGAGTGTTTCGGGACGACCTGCTGATCCACAACCGCAGTCTCTTCATTGAAGCTGTCT tcCTGTTAGACCCGCCTGCCAATCTGACATTGACGAGTACAGGGATGCAGGGGCAGCTGAAGGCCAGCTGGCTGCCTCCCTCTCTCAAGTACATGGGTGACAGCATGATGTACGAGGTCAGCTACGCCATGGCAGGGAGCCACATTGGAAAG GTGGAGGAGGTGCAAGCCAGCTCTGAGCTCATCTTGCGTGGTCTGCAGTCAGGCACTAAGTACAAGGTGCGCATTCGTGTCAAACTGGACGGCATCAGCTACAGCGGCTACTGGAGCGCCTGGACTGACCCGGTACTGATGGAAACAATGCCTGGTG ACTTGGACCCTCTCATCGTGTCCCTgagtctcatcatctctctcgTCCTCACCCTGCTGTCTCTCCTTGTGCTCATGTCTCATCGCAG GTTCCTGTTGAAGAAGATCTGGCCAATCATTCCCACCCCTGAAAGCAAGTTCCAAGGCCTCTTTAAGGTTTATGGCGGTGACTTTCAG GAGTGGTTGGGCCACAGCACTGGAGGCTTATGGTTGAGGCCAACCTACTTCTACTCCGAGGAATTCCCTGTGCCACTAGAGGTGCTCTCAGAGGTTAGTCTTGGTCCCGCCTTACCCAGCTCTGCTTTGCCGCCCAAGGCCTCAGAGGCActtggtgaggaggaggatgaagacaaGAAGCTAAAGAGGGTGGATCCTGCAttgatggaggggtggagaaaaACCCCCCAGGAGCACTGGACGATGGACCAGCTCCGGGCTATTCATCAGCACCCTGCACCCTGGACCCAGTCTTCTCTACTGGAGTCCCATGATGCCTATGTCACCCTCAATGCTCAGAACCACAGTGTGGAGGAGCCTCTGGACGACATATTGGAAGAAACCTTGCCCCTGCAGGTTCTCTTTGCCTCTGGAAGGACATCCTCTGAATCTCGATCAGACTTGGGCTCCGTCCAACAGAGTTCAGGATCGGGTCGCCTCTCGTCCCAGTCCAGTTTTGAGTACCCAAACCACACCTGGCCGTCCAAGGGCCCCGGGTACACCTACATGGCAGTGGCCGACTCAGGCGTCTCCATGGATTACAGTCCGATGAGCTCGAATAAGATCGATGACATTGGGAAGGGAGTTATCTATACCAATGAGTACAAGAACGAGATCCCTGCACACAGAAGACCCATAGGTACGCCCATCCACTTTGCATTCTGA
- the LOC110538309 gene encoding zinc finger protein 653 isoform X2: MADGYGGEEGPLDAEEPGDQIKSISRRCRGRPRLTDSDRAQRRLESRKKYDVRRVYLGESHKVWSELRRRTSLSDAGLAEYLILLNSTYGEIYRQKYGGKTTPEVCTKLKIGKNERVSSLCSIVTWYQDHSQTCPHEPQLRALEPQPGFSTSAIWQCDADHSFVQHLSSPPRGASELEMETEMEEEVDRDTRTEETGGIMTRWRRRETDAHRQLTDAGGDLEVAGAPVTMDQVEEATALSQLPGMEAPSRDTPLMEHLSENQSVWEMEVVMEAGRQQAQESDEEETGYNAVGEDINPEEEAEDLRRDRGDEGVGTSQDGYECVVVTASLTDRLDKADEEDTTQTLGDTVGVDTQTNLHPVPASMQVPGQGELFDSQTLQTVGTTCEIPDQRGTLDGSQLIIITGPSYEALASEGIQLNMGGGDVEEVTCTVIEGVAYNQMCQSVADFKTTEEDSITGLSDKELLQPSVESHDLEPTCERELQRGLSRCRRSRRGPVIEADGMLKMFHCPYEGCSQVYVAISSFQNHVNLVHRKGRTKVCPHPGCGKKFYLSNHLHRHMIIHSGVRDFICETCGKSFKRKNHLEVHRRTHTGETPLQCEICGYQCRQRASLNWHMKKHTPEAHYNFTCEHCGKRFEKLDSVKFHKLKSHPDKQAT, translated from the exons ATGGCGGATGgctatggaggagaggagggtccgCTGGACGCTGAAGAACCCGGGgatcaaataaaatcaatttcGAGGCGTTGTAGAGGCCGTCCCAGGCTCACGGATTCTGACCGAGCACAAAGACGCCTCGAGTCCCGCAAGAAGTATGATGTTAGGCGAGTTTATCTTGGAGAATCTCACAAGGTTTGGAGTGAGCTTCGCCGGCGAACGAGTTTGAGTGACGCTGGACTTGCCGAGTACCTAATCCTGCTCAACTCCACGTACGGGGAGATATACCGGCAAAAATACGGAGG GAAGACAACCCCAGAAGTATGTACAAAACTGAAAATAG GGAAAAATGAGAGAGTGTCTAGCCTTTGTAGCATAGTGACCTGGTACCAGGATCACTCCCAGACCTGTCCACATGAACCGCAGCTCAGAGCTCTGGAACCACAACCTGGATTCTCCACCTCTGCTATCTGGCAGTGTGATGCTGACCATTCATTTGTGCAGCACCTCTCCTCGCCACCAAGAGGGGCCAGTGAGcttgagatggagacagagatggaggaggaagttGACAGGGACACAAGGACAGAGGAAACTGGAGGAATCATgaccaggtggaggaggagagagacagatgcccACAGACAGCTCACTG ATGCAGGAGGGGATTTGGAAGTGGCCGGAGCCCCGGTGACTATGGATCAGGTGGAGGAGGCCACGGCTCTCAGCCAGCTCCCAGGGATGGAGGCCCCATCCAGGGACACTCCACTGATGGAGCATCTCTCTGAGAATCAGTCTGTCTGGGAGAtggaggtggtgatggaggcaggcAGACAGCAAGCCCAGGAGTCTGacgaggaggagacaggttacaaTGCTGTAGGGGAGGACATCAACCcagaggaggaggcggaggacctgagaagagacaggggagatgaaGGAGTGGGTACATCACAAGATGGCTACGAGtgtgttgtagtgactgcatCCTTAACTGACAGACTGGACAAAGCCGATGAGGAGGACACCACACAGACATTGGGTGACACAGTTGGTGTAGACACTCAGACCAACctccatccagtcccagcctctATGCAGGTGCCTGGGCAAGGGGAACTATTTGATTCTCAGACACTACAGACTGTGGGGACCACCTGTGAGATACCAGACCAGCGAGGAACTCTGGACGGTTCtcag CTGATCATCATCACTGGCCCCAGCTATGAGGCTTTGGCATCCGAGGGCATCCAGCTCAACATGGGGGGCGGAGATGTGGAGGAGGTCACCTGCACTGTCATAGAGGGCGTGGCTTACAACCAAATGTGCCAGTCAGTGGCAGACTTTAAGACAACAGAGGAAGACTCCATCACAG GCCTCAGTGACAAGGAGCTGCTCCAGCCCAGTGTTGAGTCTCATGACTTGGAGCCCACCTGTGAAAGGGAGCTACAGAGGGGCCTAAGCAG ATGTAGAAGGAGCAGACGAGGTCCTGTCATCGAGGCAGACGGAATGCTCAAGATGTTCCACTGTCCGTATGAAGGCTGTAGTCAAGTCTATGTAGCCATCAGCAGCTTTCAG AACCATGTGAATCTGGTTcacaggaaggggaggaccaaggTGTGTCCCCACCCCGGCTGTGGCAAGAAGTTCTATCTGTCAAACCACCTGCATCGCCACATGATCATCCACTCAG GAGTCCGAGACTTCATCTGTGAAACGTGTGGGAAATCGTTCAAAAGGAAGAATCACTTGGAGGTTCACCGGCGCACGCACACAGGAGAGACGCCCCTTCA GTGTGAGATCTGTGGGTACCAGTGTCGCCAGCGAGCATCTCTCAATTGGCACATGAAGAAACACACCCCCGAGGCCCACTACAACTTCACCTGCGAACACTGTGGCAAGAGGTTTGAAAAGCTTGACAGTGTTAAGTTCCACAAGTTAAAAAGCCACCCAGACAAACAGGCAACATAA